A region of Sulfurimonas sp. DNA encodes the following proteins:
- a CDS encoding Hcp family type VI secretion system effector has translation MDNPVFMSIEGSTQGNITEGATTPESVGNIYQNGHEDEAIVKAFTHNINIPRNTTTGQPTGQRTHNPLIVTKLIDKSSPLLYNALTKGETLKKVELKWYRTSYAGKPEHYYSMTLEDAVITNMDASMESQESSSAAQVMPLEVVSFSYRKISWRHETASTSGEDDWRVGVGA, from the coding sequence ATGGATAATCCAGTTTTTATGTCAATCGAGGGTAGCACACAAGGTAATATAACAGAAGGTGCAACAACACCAGAATCAGTAGGTAATATTTATCAGAATGGTCATGAAGATGAGGCGATAGTAAAAGCATTTACTCACAACATCAACATCCCACGAAATACGACTACAGGTCAGCCAACAGGTCAAAGAACTCATAACCCATTGATTGTTACTAAACTAATTGATAAAAGTTCACCACTTCTTTATAATGCACTAACTAAAGGTGAGACTTTAAAGAAAGTAGAACTTAAATGGTATAGAACTTCATATGCAGGTAAACCTGAACATTACTACAGTATGACTCTTGAAGATGCTGTAATAACTAATATGGATGCATCAATGGAATCTCAAGAGAGTTCATCAGCGGCTCAAGTTATGCCTCTTGAAGTAGTATCTTTTTCTTACAGAAAGATTTCTTGGAGACATGAAACTGCTAGTACATCTGGAGAAGATGACTGGAGAGTAGGTGTAGGTGCGTAA